A single region of the Brassica rapa cultivar Chiifu-401-42 chromosome A03, CAAS_Brap_v3.01, whole genome shotgun sequence genome encodes:
- the LOC103855759 gene encoding transcription factor BIM1 isoform X3: MELPQSRPFKAQGREPTHDFLSLCSHSTVQTDPKPTPSSSQGSHLKTHDFLQPLESVGGSKEETSKIDTTSEPHATPPPLKHVLPGGIGTYTISSIPYFHNHQRVPKPELSPPMMFTASGCGGGVERNVVDAAAVASGFTLWDESGSGNKEQTRKENNAGERANIRADVATTMGQWPAQSLTNNNHLSGFSSRSSSSQGSGLKSQSFMDMIRSAKGTSQDDDLDDEEDFVMKKESSSTSQNHRVDLRVKAEARGAGNNDPKLNTPRSKHSATEQRRRSKINDRFQKLRQLVPNSDQKRDKASFLLEVIEYIQFLQEKTSKYETPYQGWNQESAKLLNWRNNQQLVPEGTVTFAPKLEEEKNNIPILATAETLNAVTPFPLSVQSNSLFSPLIAGNPLTQLHARVAASETVEPSQSSRSHTQSLKEEEGDEHEVHEGNISISSVYSQGLVKRLREALEKSGVDLTKATISVEIELAKRSSEVSEPVSRTGNDDVKQTRKPKRLKTCNTS, from the exons ATGGAGCTTCCTCAATCTCGTCCCTTCAAAGCCCAGG GGAGAGAACCAACACATGATTTTTTATCGCTCTGCAGTCATTCAACTGTCCAGACAGATCCCAAGCCAACACCTTCGTCTTCTCAAG GTAGCCACTTGAAGACCCATGATTTTCTACAACCTTTAGAAAGCGTTGGTGGTTCTAAAGAAGAGACAAGTAAGATTGACACAACCTCCGAGCCGCATGCAACGCCCCCACCGCTGAAGCACGTGCTTCCCGGTGGAATAGGAACGTACACGATAAGCTCAATACCTTATTTCCATAATCATCAAAGAGTTCCTAAGCCGGAGCTTTCACCACCGATGATGTTCACTGCTAGTGGTTGTGGTGGTGGTGTTGAGAGAAACGTTGTGGACGCTGCTGCTGTTGCTAGCGGGTTTACTCTGTGGGATGAATCTGGTTCTGGGAATAAGGAACAGACAAGGAAAGAGAATAACGCTGGGGAGAGAGCTAACATCAGAG CTGatgttgcaacaactatgggacAATGGCCAGCACAGTCTTTGACTAATAATAACCACTTGAGCGGTTTCAGTTCTCGTTCTTCCTCTTCTCA AGGGTCTGGACTTAAGAGCCAAAGCTTCATGGACATGATAAGATCAGCGAAAGGAACTTCACAGGATGATGATTTAGACGATGAAGAAGATTTTGTCATGAAGAAAGAAAGCTCTTCCACTAGCCAGAATCATAGAG TAGATTTGAGAGTAAAAGCAGAGGCGAGAGGGGCTGGCAACAACGATCCAAAGCTGAACACGCCTAGGTCAAAACATTCTGCTACAGAACAACGGAGGAGGAGCAAGATCAATGATAG GTTTCAAAAGTTGAGACAGTTAGTACCTAACAGCGACCAAAAGCGGGACAAGGCCTCCTTCTTGCTAGAG GTTATCGAGTATATTCAGTTCTTACAGGAGAAAACAAGCAAGTACGAGACTCCTTACCAAGGATGGAACCAAGAATCTGCCAAGCTATTGAATTGG AGAAACAACCAGCAGCTTGTCCCTGAAGGAACCGTTACTTTTGCTCCTAAActggaagaagagaagaataaCATTCCGATCCTTGCAACAGCTGAAACACTGAACGCAGTAACTCCATTTCCTTTGTCGGTTCAAAGCAACAGTCTGTTCTCTCCTCTAATTGCGGGTAATCCTCTAACTCAGTTGCACGCAAGAGTCGCAGCATCAGAGACGGTAGAGCCAAGCCAGAGTTCTCGGAGTCATACTCAGTCATTGAAAGAAGAAGAGGGTGATGAACACGAAGTTCATGAGGGTAACATCAGTATATCAAGTGTTTACTCACAAGG ATTAGTGAAGAGACTAAGAGAAGCATTGGAGAAATCAGGAGTGGACTTAACGAAAGCAACCATCTCCGTAGAAATCGAGCTAGCTAAACGCTCCTCTGAAGTCAGTGAACCGGTTTCTCGAACCGGAAACGATGACGTCAAGCAAACTCGGAAACCTAAGCGGCTCAAAACGTGCAATAcaagttaa
- the LOC103855759 gene encoding transcription factor BIM1 isoform X1: protein MELPQSRPFKAQGREPTHDFLSLCSHSTVQTDPKPTPSSSQGSHLKTHDFLQPLESVGGSKEETSKIDTTSEPHATPPPLKHVLPGGIGTYTISSIPYFHNHQRVPKPELSPPMMFTASGCGGGVERNVVDAAAVASGFTLWDESGSGNKEQTRKENNAGERANIRADVATTMGQWPAQSLTNNNHLSGFSSRSSSSQGSGLKSQSFMDMIRSAKGTSQDDDLDDEEDFVMKKESSSTSQNHRVDLRVKAEARGAGNNDPKLNTPRSKHSATEQRRRSKINDRFQKLRQLVPNSDQKRDKASFLLEVIEYIQFLQEKTSKYETPYQGWNQESAKLLNWQRNNQQLVPEGTVTFAPKLEEEKNNIPILATAETLNAVTPFPLSVQSNSLFSPLIAGNPLTQLHARVAASETVEPSQSSRSHTQSLKEEEGDEHEVHEGNISISSVYSQGLVKRLREALEKSGVDLTKATISVEIELAKRSSEVSEPVSRTGNDDVKQTRKPKRLKTCNTS from the exons ATGGAGCTTCCTCAATCTCGTCCCTTCAAAGCCCAGG GGAGAGAACCAACACATGATTTTTTATCGCTCTGCAGTCATTCAACTGTCCAGACAGATCCCAAGCCAACACCTTCGTCTTCTCAAG GTAGCCACTTGAAGACCCATGATTTTCTACAACCTTTAGAAAGCGTTGGTGGTTCTAAAGAAGAGACAAGTAAGATTGACACAACCTCCGAGCCGCATGCAACGCCCCCACCGCTGAAGCACGTGCTTCCCGGTGGAATAGGAACGTACACGATAAGCTCAATACCTTATTTCCATAATCATCAAAGAGTTCCTAAGCCGGAGCTTTCACCACCGATGATGTTCACTGCTAGTGGTTGTGGTGGTGGTGTTGAGAGAAACGTTGTGGACGCTGCTGCTGTTGCTAGCGGGTTTACTCTGTGGGATGAATCTGGTTCTGGGAATAAGGAACAGACAAGGAAAGAGAATAACGCTGGGGAGAGAGCTAACATCAGAG CTGatgttgcaacaactatgggacAATGGCCAGCACAGTCTTTGACTAATAATAACCACTTGAGCGGTTTCAGTTCTCGTTCTTCCTCTTCTCA AGGGTCTGGACTTAAGAGCCAAAGCTTCATGGACATGATAAGATCAGCGAAAGGAACTTCACAGGATGATGATTTAGACGATGAAGAAGATTTTGTCATGAAGAAAGAAAGCTCTTCCACTAGCCAGAATCATAGAG TAGATTTGAGAGTAAAAGCAGAGGCGAGAGGGGCTGGCAACAACGATCCAAAGCTGAACACGCCTAGGTCAAAACATTCTGCTACAGAACAACGGAGGAGGAGCAAGATCAATGATAG GTTTCAAAAGTTGAGACAGTTAGTACCTAACAGCGACCAAAAGCGGGACAAGGCCTCCTTCTTGCTAGAG GTTATCGAGTATATTCAGTTCTTACAGGAGAAAACAAGCAAGTACGAGACTCCTTACCAAGGATGGAACCAAGAATCTGCCAAGCTATTGAATTGG CAGAGAAACAACCAGCAGCTTGTCCCTGAAGGAACCGTTACTTTTGCTCCTAAActggaagaagagaagaataaCATTCCGATCCTTGCAACAGCTGAAACACTGAACGCAGTAACTCCATTTCCTTTGTCGGTTCAAAGCAACAGTCTGTTCTCTCCTCTAATTGCGGGTAATCCTCTAACTCAGTTGCACGCAAGAGTCGCAGCATCAGAGACGGTAGAGCCAAGCCAGAGTTCTCGGAGTCATACTCAGTCATTGAAAGAAGAAGAGGGTGATGAACACGAAGTTCATGAGGGTAACATCAGTATATCAAGTGTTTACTCACAAGG ATTAGTGAAGAGACTAAGAGAAGCATTGGAGAAATCAGGAGTGGACTTAACGAAAGCAACCATCTCCGTAGAAATCGAGCTAGCTAAACGCTCCTCTGAAGTCAGTGAACCGGTTTCTCGAACCGGAAACGATGACGTCAAGCAAACTCGGAAACCTAAGCGGCTCAAAACGTGCAATAcaagttaa
- the LOC103855759 gene encoding transcription factor BIM1 isoform X4, with the protein MELPQSRPFKAQGREPTHDFLSLCSHSTVQTDPKPTPSSSQGSHLKTHDFLQPLESVGGSKEETSKIDTTSEPHATPPPLKHVLPGGIGTYTISSIPYFHNHQRVPKPELSPPMMFTASGCGGGVERNVVDAAAVASGFTLWDESGSGNKEQTRKENNAGERANIRADVATTMGQWPAQSLTNNNHLSGFSSRSSSSQGSGLKSQSFMDMIRSAKGTSQDDDLDDEEDFVMKKESSSTSQNHRVDLRVKAEARGAGNNDPKLNTPRSKHSATEQRRRSKINDRFQKLRQLVPNSDQKRDKASFLLEVIEYIQFLQEKTSKYETPYQGWNQESAKLLNWQRNNQQLVPEGTVTFAPKLEEEKNNIPILATAETLNALHARVAASETVEPSQSSRSHTQSLKEEEGDEHEVHEGNISISSVYSQGLVKRLREALEKSGVDLTKATISVEIELAKRSSEVSEPVSRTGNDDVKQTRKPKRLKTCNTS; encoded by the exons ATGGAGCTTCCTCAATCTCGTCCCTTCAAAGCCCAGG GGAGAGAACCAACACATGATTTTTTATCGCTCTGCAGTCATTCAACTGTCCAGACAGATCCCAAGCCAACACCTTCGTCTTCTCAAG GTAGCCACTTGAAGACCCATGATTTTCTACAACCTTTAGAAAGCGTTGGTGGTTCTAAAGAAGAGACAAGTAAGATTGACACAACCTCCGAGCCGCATGCAACGCCCCCACCGCTGAAGCACGTGCTTCCCGGTGGAATAGGAACGTACACGATAAGCTCAATACCTTATTTCCATAATCATCAAAGAGTTCCTAAGCCGGAGCTTTCACCACCGATGATGTTCACTGCTAGTGGTTGTGGTGGTGGTGTTGAGAGAAACGTTGTGGACGCTGCTGCTGTTGCTAGCGGGTTTACTCTGTGGGATGAATCTGGTTCTGGGAATAAGGAACAGACAAGGAAAGAGAATAACGCTGGGGAGAGAGCTAACATCAGAG CTGatgttgcaacaactatgggacAATGGCCAGCACAGTCTTTGACTAATAATAACCACTTGAGCGGTTTCAGTTCTCGTTCTTCCTCTTCTCA AGGGTCTGGACTTAAGAGCCAAAGCTTCATGGACATGATAAGATCAGCGAAAGGAACTTCACAGGATGATGATTTAGACGATGAAGAAGATTTTGTCATGAAGAAAGAAAGCTCTTCCACTAGCCAGAATCATAGAG TAGATTTGAGAGTAAAAGCAGAGGCGAGAGGGGCTGGCAACAACGATCCAAAGCTGAACACGCCTAGGTCAAAACATTCTGCTACAGAACAACGGAGGAGGAGCAAGATCAATGATAG GTTTCAAAAGTTGAGACAGTTAGTACCTAACAGCGACCAAAAGCGGGACAAGGCCTCCTTCTTGCTAGAG GTTATCGAGTATATTCAGTTCTTACAGGAGAAAACAAGCAAGTACGAGACTCCTTACCAAGGATGGAACCAAGAATCTGCCAAGCTATTGAATTGG CAGAGAAACAACCAGCAGCTTGTCCCTGAAGGAACCGTTACTTTTGCTCCTAAActggaagaagagaagaataaCATTCCGATCCTTGCAACAGCTGAAACACTGAACGCA TTGCACGCAAGAGTCGCAGCATCAGAGACGGTAGAGCCAAGCCAGAGTTCTCGGAGTCATACTCAGTCATTGAAAGAAGAAGAGGGTGATGAACACGAAGTTCATGAGGGTAACATCAGTATATCAAGTGTTTACTCACAAGG ATTAGTGAAGAGACTAAGAGAAGCATTGGAGAAATCAGGAGTGGACTTAACGAAAGCAACCATCTCCGTAGAAATCGAGCTAGCTAAACGCTCCTCTGAAGTCAGTGAACCGGTTTCTCGAACCGGAAACGATGACGTCAAGCAAACTCGGAAACCTAAGCGGCTCAAAACGTGCAATAcaagttaa
- the LOC103855759 gene encoding transcription factor BIM1 isoform X2 produces MELPQSRPFKAQGREPTHDFLSLCSHSTVQTDPKPTPSSSQGSHLKTHDFLQPLESVGGSKEETSKIDTTSEPHATPPPLKHVLPGGIGTYTISSIPYFHNHQRVPKPELSPPMMFTASGCGGGVERNVVDAAAVASGFTLWDESGSGNKEQTRKENNAGERANIRADVATTMGQWPAQSLTNNNHLSGFSSRSSSSQGSGLKSQSFMDMIRSAKGTSQDDDLDDEEDFVMKKESSSTSQNHRDLRVKAEARGAGNNDPKLNTPRSKHSATEQRRRSKINDRFQKLRQLVPNSDQKRDKASFLLEVIEYIQFLQEKTSKYETPYQGWNQESAKLLNWQRNNQQLVPEGTVTFAPKLEEEKNNIPILATAETLNAVTPFPLSVQSNSLFSPLIAGNPLTQLHARVAASETVEPSQSSRSHTQSLKEEEGDEHEVHEGNISISSVYSQGLVKRLREALEKSGVDLTKATISVEIELAKRSSEVSEPVSRTGNDDVKQTRKPKRLKTCNTS; encoded by the exons ATGGAGCTTCCTCAATCTCGTCCCTTCAAAGCCCAGG GGAGAGAACCAACACATGATTTTTTATCGCTCTGCAGTCATTCAACTGTCCAGACAGATCCCAAGCCAACACCTTCGTCTTCTCAAG GTAGCCACTTGAAGACCCATGATTTTCTACAACCTTTAGAAAGCGTTGGTGGTTCTAAAGAAGAGACAAGTAAGATTGACACAACCTCCGAGCCGCATGCAACGCCCCCACCGCTGAAGCACGTGCTTCCCGGTGGAATAGGAACGTACACGATAAGCTCAATACCTTATTTCCATAATCATCAAAGAGTTCCTAAGCCGGAGCTTTCACCACCGATGATGTTCACTGCTAGTGGTTGTGGTGGTGGTGTTGAGAGAAACGTTGTGGACGCTGCTGCTGTTGCTAGCGGGTTTACTCTGTGGGATGAATCTGGTTCTGGGAATAAGGAACAGACAAGGAAAGAGAATAACGCTGGGGAGAGAGCTAACATCAGAG CTGatgttgcaacaactatgggacAATGGCCAGCACAGTCTTTGACTAATAATAACCACTTGAGCGGTTTCAGTTCTCGTTCTTCCTCTTCTCA AGGGTCTGGACTTAAGAGCCAAAGCTTCATGGACATGATAAGATCAGCGAAAGGAACTTCACAGGATGATGATTTAGACGATGAAGAAGATTTTGTCATGAAGAAAGAAAGCTCTTCCACTAGCCAGAATCATAGAG ATTTGAGAGTAAAAGCAGAGGCGAGAGGGGCTGGCAACAACGATCCAAAGCTGAACACGCCTAGGTCAAAACATTCTGCTACAGAACAACGGAGGAGGAGCAAGATCAATGATAG GTTTCAAAAGTTGAGACAGTTAGTACCTAACAGCGACCAAAAGCGGGACAAGGCCTCCTTCTTGCTAGAG GTTATCGAGTATATTCAGTTCTTACAGGAGAAAACAAGCAAGTACGAGACTCCTTACCAAGGATGGAACCAAGAATCTGCCAAGCTATTGAATTGG CAGAGAAACAACCAGCAGCTTGTCCCTGAAGGAACCGTTACTTTTGCTCCTAAActggaagaagagaagaataaCATTCCGATCCTTGCAACAGCTGAAACACTGAACGCAGTAACTCCATTTCCTTTGTCGGTTCAAAGCAACAGTCTGTTCTCTCCTCTAATTGCGGGTAATCCTCTAACTCAGTTGCACGCAAGAGTCGCAGCATCAGAGACGGTAGAGCCAAGCCAGAGTTCTCGGAGTCATACTCAGTCATTGAAAGAAGAAGAGGGTGATGAACACGAAGTTCATGAGGGTAACATCAGTATATCAAGTGTTTACTCACAAGG ATTAGTGAAGAGACTAAGAGAAGCATTGGAGAAATCAGGAGTGGACTTAACGAAAGCAACCATCTCCGTAGAAATCGAGCTAGCTAAACGCTCCTCTGAAGTCAGTGAACCGGTTTCTCGAACCGGAAACGATGACGTCAAGCAAACTCGGAAACCTAAGCGGCTCAAAACGTGCAATAcaagttaa
- the LOC103855759 gene encoding transcription factor BIM1 isoform X6, giving the protein MMFTASGCGGGVERNVVDAAAVASGFTLWDESGSGNKEQTRKENNAGERANIRADVATTMGQWPAQSLTNNNHLSGFSSRSSSSQGSGLKSQSFMDMIRSAKGTSQDDDLDDEEDFVMKKESSSTSQNHRVDLRVKAEARGAGNNDPKLNTPRSKHSATEQRRRSKINDRFQKLRQLVPNSDQKRDKASFLLEVIEYIQFLQEKTSKYETPYQGWNQESAKLLNWQRNNQQLVPEGTVTFAPKLEEEKNNIPILATAETLNAVTPFPLSVQSNSLFSPLIAGNPLTQLHARVAASETVEPSQSSRSHTQSLKEEEGDEHEVHEGNISISSVYSQGLVKRLREALEKSGVDLTKATISVEIELAKRSSEVSEPVSRTGNDDVKQTRKPKRLKTCNTS; this is encoded by the exons ATGATGTTCACTGCTAGTGGTTGTGGTGGTGGTGTTGAGAGAAACGTTGTGGACGCTGCTGCTGTTGCTAGCGGGTTTACTCTGTGGGATGAATCTGGTTCTGGGAATAAGGAACAGACAAGGAAAGAGAATAACGCTGGGGAGAGAGCTAACATCAGAG CTGatgttgcaacaactatgggacAATGGCCAGCACAGTCTTTGACTAATAATAACCACTTGAGCGGTTTCAGTTCTCGTTCTTCCTCTTCTCA AGGGTCTGGACTTAAGAGCCAAAGCTTCATGGACATGATAAGATCAGCGAAAGGAACTTCACAGGATGATGATTTAGACGATGAAGAAGATTTTGTCATGAAGAAAGAAAGCTCTTCCACTAGCCAGAATCATAGAG TAGATTTGAGAGTAAAAGCAGAGGCGAGAGGGGCTGGCAACAACGATCCAAAGCTGAACACGCCTAGGTCAAAACATTCTGCTACAGAACAACGGAGGAGGAGCAAGATCAATGATAG GTTTCAAAAGTTGAGACAGTTAGTACCTAACAGCGACCAAAAGCGGGACAAGGCCTCCTTCTTGCTAGAG GTTATCGAGTATATTCAGTTCTTACAGGAGAAAACAAGCAAGTACGAGACTCCTTACCAAGGATGGAACCAAGAATCTGCCAAGCTATTGAATTGG CAGAGAAACAACCAGCAGCTTGTCCCTGAAGGAACCGTTACTTTTGCTCCTAAActggaagaagagaagaataaCATTCCGATCCTTGCAACAGCTGAAACACTGAACGCAGTAACTCCATTTCCTTTGTCGGTTCAAAGCAACAGTCTGTTCTCTCCTCTAATTGCGGGTAATCCTCTAACTCAGTTGCACGCAAGAGTCGCAGCATCAGAGACGGTAGAGCCAAGCCAGAGTTCTCGGAGTCATACTCAGTCATTGAAAGAAGAAGAGGGTGATGAACACGAAGTTCATGAGGGTAACATCAGTATATCAAGTGTTTACTCACAAGG ATTAGTGAAGAGACTAAGAGAAGCATTGGAGAAATCAGGAGTGGACTTAACGAAAGCAACCATCTCCGTAGAAATCGAGCTAGCTAAACGCTCCTCTGAAGTCAGTGAACCGGTTTCTCGAACCGGAAACGATGACGTCAAGCAAACTCGGAAACCTAAGCGGCTCAAAACGTGCAATAcaagttaa
- the LOC103855759 gene encoding transcription factor BIM1 isoform X5, with protein sequence MELPQSRPFKAQGREPTHDFLSLCSHSTVQTDPKPTPSSSQGSHLKTHDFLQPLESVGGSKEETSKIDTTSEPHATPPPLKHVLPGGIGTYTISSIPYFHNHQRVPKPELSPPMMFTASGCGGGVERNVVDAAAVASGFTLWDESGSGNKEQTRKENNAGERANIRADVATTMGQWPAQSLTNNNHLSGFSSRSSSSQGSGLKSQSFMDMIRSAKGTSQDDDLDDEEDFVMKKESSSTSQNHRVDLRVKAEARGAGNNDPKLNTPRSKHSATEQRRRSKINDRFQKLRQLVPNSDQKRDKASFLLEVIEYIQFLQEKTSKYETPYQGWNQESAKLLNWRNNQQLVPEGTVTFAPKLEEEKNNIPILATAETLNALHARVAASETVEPSQSSRSHTQSLKEEEGDEHEVHEGNISISSVYSQGLVKRLREALEKSGVDLTKATISVEIELAKRSSEVSEPVSRTGNDDVKQTRKPKRLKTCNTS encoded by the exons ATGGAGCTTCCTCAATCTCGTCCCTTCAAAGCCCAGG GGAGAGAACCAACACATGATTTTTTATCGCTCTGCAGTCATTCAACTGTCCAGACAGATCCCAAGCCAACACCTTCGTCTTCTCAAG GTAGCCACTTGAAGACCCATGATTTTCTACAACCTTTAGAAAGCGTTGGTGGTTCTAAAGAAGAGACAAGTAAGATTGACACAACCTCCGAGCCGCATGCAACGCCCCCACCGCTGAAGCACGTGCTTCCCGGTGGAATAGGAACGTACACGATAAGCTCAATACCTTATTTCCATAATCATCAAAGAGTTCCTAAGCCGGAGCTTTCACCACCGATGATGTTCACTGCTAGTGGTTGTGGTGGTGGTGTTGAGAGAAACGTTGTGGACGCTGCTGCTGTTGCTAGCGGGTTTACTCTGTGGGATGAATCTGGTTCTGGGAATAAGGAACAGACAAGGAAAGAGAATAACGCTGGGGAGAGAGCTAACATCAGAG CTGatgttgcaacaactatgggacAATGGCCAGCACAGTCTTTGACTAATAATAACCACTTGAGCGGTTTCAGTTCTCGTTCTTCCTCTTCTCA AGGGTCTGGACTTAAGAGCCAAAGCTTCATGGACATGATAAGATCAGCGAAAGGAACTTCACAGGATGATGATTTAGACGATGAAGAAGATTTTGTCATGAAGAAAGAAAGCTCTTCCACTAGCCAGAATCATAGAG TAGATTTGAGAGTAAAAGCAGAGGCGAGAGGGGCTGGCAACAACGATCCAAAGCTGAACACGCCTAGGTCAAAACATTCTGCTACAGAACAACGGAGGAGGAGCAAGATCAATGATAG GTTTCAAAAGTTGAGACAGTTAGTACCTAACAGCGACCAAAAGCGGGACAAGGCCTCCTTCTTGCTAGAG GTTATCGAGTATATTCAGTTCTTACAGGAGAAAACAAGCAAGTACGAGACTCCTTACCAAGGATGGAACCAAGAATCTGCCAAGCTATTGAATTGG AGAAACAACCAGCAGCTTGTCCCTGAAGGAACCGTTACTTTTGCTCCTAAActggaagaagagaagaataaCATTCCGATCCTTGCAACAGCTGAAACACTGAACGCA TTGCACGCAAGAGTCGCAGCATCAGAGACGGTAGAGCCAAGCCAGAGTTCTCGGAGTCATACTCAGTCATTGAAAGAAGAAGAGGGTGATGAACACGAAGTTCATGAGGGTAACATCAGTATATCAAGTGTTTACTCACAAGG ATTAGTGAAGAGACTAAGAGAAGCATTGGAGAAATCAGGAGTGGACTTAACGAAAGCAACCATCTCCGTAGAAATCGAGCTAGCTAAACGCTCCTCTGAAGTCAGTGAACCGGTTTCTCGAACCGGAAACGATGACGTCAAGCAAACTCGGAAACCTAAGCGGCTCAAAACGTGCAATAcaagttaa